Proteins from a single region of Xenopus laevis strain J_2021 chromosome 9_10S, Xenopus_laevis_v10.1, whole genome shotgun sequence:
- the krt12.2.S gene encoding keratin 12, gene 2 S homeolog — MSSSSSYQTIVSSNKAKATRTSSYGGFSSASLSGIGFGGSSSTQSSSLSLNNSFGGSDLLLSGWEKHTMQNLNDRLAAYLNKVRALETANHQLEVQIKEWYEKNMHSLNERKDYSKYMVIIEELRKKINIGTPDNARILLQIDNAKLAADDFRMKYENELALRQSVESDVNGLRRVLDELSLARSDLELQLEGLNEELAFLKKNHQEEMNSIKGGSGQVTVEMDAAPAVDLTVLLNNMRADYEVLAEKNRKEAEEWFIKKSMALKQEILIEAQEVQSSHSEVSELKRSLQTLEIELQSLLSMKSSLEGTLSETESRYCVSLSQIQMRIGSLEEQLQQIRMDMSRQNEDYLRLLDVKTRLEREIETYRILLEGELNVVKVEKVEQVVEVKRDPTKTRKVKTIVEEVVDGKVVSSSVQEVEEKLN, encoded by the exons GGCTTTGGTGGAAGCTCTTCAACCCAAAGTTCCAGCCTAAGCCTTAACAATAGTTTCGGTGGCAGTGACCTTCTACTGTCTGGATGGGAAAAGCACACCATGCAAAACCTCAACGACCGATTGGCAGCCTACCTTAACAAGGTGCGGGCTTTGGAGACAGCCAACCACCAACTGGAAGTTCAAATCAAGGAATGGTATGAAAAGAATATGCATAGTCTCAATGAACGCAAAGACTACAGCAAATACATGGTCATCATTGAGGAACTGCGGAAAAAG attaataTTGGCACCCCAGACAATGCCAGAATCTTGCTGCAGATTGACAATGCCAAACTGGCAGCTGATGACTTCAGAATGAA GTATGAGAATGAGTTGGCCCTGCGCCAGAGTGTAGAGTCCGATGTCAATGGCCTACGCCGGGTCCTAGATGAACTCTCCCTGGCAAGGTCCGATCTTGAGTTGCAGTTGGAGGGTCTGAATGAAGAGTTGGCTTTCCTCAAGAAGAATCAccaggag GAAATGAACTCAATTAAAGGGGGCTCTGGCCAAGTTACTGTTGAGATGGATGCAGCTCCGGCTGTTGACCTGACTGTACTTCTGAATAATATGAGAGCCGATTATGAAGTTTTAGCAGAGAAGAACCGTAAGGAGGCTGAAGAGTGGTTCATTAAGAAG AGTATGGCACTGAAACAGGAGATTCTTATTGAGGCGCAAGAAGTCCAGTCGAGCCACAGTGAAGTTTCAGAACTGAAGCGCTCTCTGCAGACATTGGAAATAGAATTGCAATCTTTGTTGTCTATG AAAAGCTCTCTTGAAGGAACCCTGTCCGAAACCGAAAGCCGTTACTGCGTAAGCTTAAGCCAAATCCAGATGCGCATCGGCAGCCTTGAAGAACAGCTTCAACAGATCAGAATGGATATGTCAAGGCAGAATGAAGATTATCTGCGGCTCCTTGATGTCAAGACCAGACTGGAGAGAGAAATTGAGACCTACAGGATTTTACTTGAGGGAGAGCTTAA TGTAGTGAAAGTGGAGAAAGTGGAGCAGGTGGTGGAGGTTAAAAGAG atccaACCAAAACAAGAAAAGTCAAGACAATTGTTGAAGAAGTCGTTGATGGGAAAGTCGTTTCTTCCAGCGTTCAAGAAGTAGAAGAGAAACTCAATTAA
- the krt20.S gene encoding keratin, type I cytoskeletal 19 yields MANMYRTISVERGTSSAGGNYSRLHSPRHTGSVYAGAGGYGTKISKSSTYGGGYGGGYSGGYGGGSSSLLINTNSDILLNGNEKHTMQNLNDRLATYLDKVRSLEKANSQIELQIKDWYGKNSGVGQKDYQDYYKTIEDLKTEILNRTMVNAEILLNIDNAKLAAADFRLKFESEQSLRIGVEKDIVGLRKLIDDLNIERIDLEHQYEFLQENLAYLKKSHEEEAGVLRNQITGKVTVEMDAAPSVDLAKVLADMRTQCEEVVGKIKQDAKQQFETQIEEVNVQIGGNVAELEKHRSSVNEIKRHIQSLDIELQSELSKKDALSATLDNINAQYASQLLQIQNAIKNIEEQLIQIRSDMSRQSQEYEILLNIKIRLEREIETYRRLLEGDDINKITEEEKLREMSRSRKIKTIVEEVVDGKVISSQVKETEEQLPNVKQLH; encoded by the exons ATGGCGAACATGTACAGGACAATTTCCGTAGAGAGAGGAACCTCATCGGCAGGTGGAAACTACAGCAGACTCCACTCACCAAGGCATACTGGAAGCGTCTATGCCGGAGCTGGAGGCTATGGTACTAAAATTTCAAAAAGCTCAACCTATGGTGGTGGCTATGGTGGAGGTTACAGTGGTGGCTATGGTGGTGGTAGCAGCAGCTTGTTGATCAATACCAACAGTGATATCTTGCTCAATGGCAATGAGAAACACACCATGCAGAACTTGAATGATCGTTTGGCCACCTACCTGGACAAAGTACGCTCCTTGGAGAAGGCCAATTCTCAGATAGAACTACAGATCAAGGATTGGTACGGCAAGAATTCTGGTGTGGGGCAGAAGGATTATCAAGACTACTACAAGACCATTGAGGATCTAAAAACTGAG ATTTTGAACAGAACCATGGTCAATGCTGAAATCCTGCTGAATATAGACAATGCTAAGCTGGCTGCAGCGGACTTCAGACTCAA GTTTGAGAGTGAGCAGTCCCTCAGAATTGGTGTGGAAAAAGACATTGTTGGGCTGCGTAAACTGATAGATGACCTCAATATTGAAAGGATTGACCTGGAACACCAGTATGAATTCCTACAGGAGAACCTAGCTTACCTCAAGAAGAGCCACGAGGAG GAAGCCGGGGTGCTCCGCAACCAAATAACAGGCAAAGTCACTGTAGAGATGGATGCAGCTCCCTCTGTGGATCTGGCAAAAGTACTGGCTGATATGAGGACACAATGTGAAGAAGTAGTAGGAAAGATCAAACAAGATGCCAAGCAACAGTTTGAGACTCAG ATAGAAGAAGTAAATGTACAGATTGGTGGCAATGTTGCTGAATTGGAAAAGCACAGGTCCTCTGTTAACGAAATTAAACGTCACATCCAAAGCCTGGATATAGAGCTTCAGTCTGAGTTGAGTAAG AAAGATGCCCTGAGTGCCACTCTAGACAATATCAATGCCCAGTATGCCTCACAGCTGCTCCAAAtacaaaatgcaattaaaaatattGAGGAGCAGCTGATACAGATTCGAAGTGACATGAGTCGACAGTCTCAAGAGTACGAAATTCTTCTGAACATCAAGATCCGTCTTGAACGCGAGATTGAAACTTATCGGCGACTTCTGGAGGGAGATGATATAAA CAAAATAACTGAAGAAGAGAAATTAAGAG aaatgagcAGAAGTCGTAAGATTAAGACGATTGTAGAAGAAGTGGTTGATGGGAAAGTTATTTCTTCGCAGGTTAAAGAAACTGAAGAGCAGTTACCTAATGTGAAACAGTTACACTGA
- the krt12.4.S gene encoding uncharacterized protein LOC379143 (The RefSeq protein has 5 substitutions compared to this genomic sequence) produces the protein MAAAASSGLSNFGGNEKHAMQNLNDRLATYLEKVRALEAANAELEVKIRTWYDKQPGDGLGAGSKDYSKYFEIIAELRNKIQAATIDNATVTLQIDNARLAADDFRLKFENELTLRQSVEVDINGLRKVLDELNLARGDLEMQIESLTEELAYLKKNHEEEMSHAKSQSAGKVSVEMDAAPGVDLTNILNNMRADYEVLAEKNRRDAELWFNQKSGELKKEISVGVEQVQASKSEITELRRSLQSLEIELQSQMAMKQSVEGNLNELQGFYSAQLQQIQNAISSLEEQLLQIRSDMEHQNTEYKLLLDIKTRLEMEIDTYRRLLEGELGQVTTVSKASSLEAKTESSSSTTTRTRMVKTIVEEVVDGKVVSSTIQ, from the exons ATGGCAGCAGCAGCCAGTTCCGGCTTAAGCAACTTTGGTGGAAATGAAAAGCATGCCATGCAGAACCTCAACGATCGTCTTGCTACCTACCTGGAGAAAGTGAGAGCCCTGGAAGCCGCCAATGCTGAGCTGGAAGTGAAGATCCGCACCTGGTATGATAAGCAACCTGGTGATGGCCTTGGCGCTGGGTCTAAAGATTACAGCAAATATTTTGAAATCATCGCTGAGCTGAGGAACAAG ATTCGCATTGCAACTATTGATAACGCTACAGTGACTCTGCAAATCGACAACGCTAGACTGGCTGCTGATGACTTCAGACTTAA GTTTGAGAATGAGCTGACTCTTCGCCAGAGTGTGGAGGTTGATATCAATGGCCTGCGTAAAGTCCTGGATGAGTTGAACCTCGCTAGAGGTGATCTTGAGATGCAGATTGAGAGCTTGACTGAAGAGCTGGCCTACCTCAAGAAGAACCATGAAGAG GAGATGAGCCATGCAAAGAGCCAGAGTGCCGGCAAAGTGAGCGTTGAAATGGACGCTGCTCCAGGTGTGGATCTCACCAACATTCTCAATAACATGAGAGCTGACTATGAAGTATTGGCTGAGAAGAACCGCAGGGATGCAGAGTTGTGGTTCAACCAGAAG AGTGGTGAGCTGAAGAAAGAGATTTCTGTTGGCGTTGAACAAGTGCAGGCCAGCAAGAGCGAAATCACTGAGCTAAGACGGTCCCTTCAGAGCTTGGAAATTGAGCTGCAATCCCAGATGGCAATG AAACAATCAGTTGAAGGAAACCTGAATGAGCTACAAGGCTTCTATTCAGCACAACTTCAACAGATTCAGAACGCCATCAGCAGCCTGGAGGAACAGCTTCTCCAGATTAGGTCTGACATGGAACATCAGAACACTGAGTACAAGCTCCTCCTTGACATTAAGACCCGGCTGGAAATGGAGATTGAGACATACAGGCGCCTGCTGGATGGAGAACTGGG ACAGGTGACCACAGTGTCAAAGGCAAGTTCAGTGGAGGCCAAAACAG aatcatcatcatcaacaacaACTAGAACCAGAATGGTGAAGACCATTGTCGAGGAAGTGGTCGATGGGAAGGTCGTTTCGTCAACCATTCAGTAA